The stretch of DNA TGACAAAAACATTGTTTCTATTTCAGGATTGTATGTATCCTTTTAATGATTAATTAATAAAAAAACATCCTATGAAAAAGACAACCATTCTTTCTTTAGACGGAGGCGGAATAAGAGGTATCATCACCTGTATTATTTTACGCTACATAGAAGAGCAGCTCCAATATTATGATAAACCAAGCGCAAAACTTGGAGATTATTTTGATTTGGTTGCGGGAAGCAGTACAGGAGGATTAATCGCATCAATTATTCTTTGTCCTGATGAACACCGAAAAGCAAAATACTCTATTCAAAAAGGATTAGAATTATATGCTGAAAAAGGTGGTGACATATTCCAGGTTTCTTTTTGGGAGAAACTGGTCAATCCATTTGGATTATTGAATGAAAAGATTTCACAGGAAGCCCTTCAAAAAAATCTGAATGATTTTTTTGGACATCTTGAACTTAAAGAATTAATAAAACCATGTTTAATTACGAGCTATGATATAGAAAATAGAAGAGCGAAACTTTTCAACTCTTGGGAAGCAAGCTTAAGTACAGATAATTTTTATGTAAAGGATGTTTGCCGGGCAACATCTGCAGCACCTACTTATTTTAGCCCTGTTCAGATCAAGTCAATGTATGGACAGCTATTCAGCCTTATAGATGGCGGTATGTTTGCAAACAACCCTGCTCTCTGTGCTTACGCAGAAGCCAGAAAAATTCCTTTTGCCGAAGTTTTGAAAAATCATCAAAAAGCCAATCATCCGATAGTGAACGATATGATTATAGTATCTATTGGAACAGGAATCGAATCCCGTAGCTATTCGTTTAAAAAACTACAGAAAGCAGGAAAGATTGGCTGGGTGGGGCCAATTATCGATATTCTTATGTCTGCTAATGCAGAAACTGTAGACTATCAACTGTCTCAAATGTTCCAGACTTTAGGGCAAAGAAATCAGAAAAATTACTTTCGCATCAACCCGTCTTTGAAAAATGCGTCGACTGCGATGGATAACGTCAGACGTTCCAATATTGAAAACCTGATACAGGCAGGATTAAGTTATATAGATGATAACAGAGAGATGTTGAACCAAATTGTTCAAAAGCTAATCAGAAACAAAATATAATCTATTTAGCTTATAATTAACCAATATAAGGTAAAAAGCTTATATCAATGATTTCTTTTTAGAAAAAATATTATGCATCTGGCTTCTCGTCTATCAAAATTATCCTCAGTCTATTATATGAGAATCCCTTTTAAATGAAGAAAAATAAATATAATAAGAATTATAACACGACGAGTTTTGACGCCCCTCTCTTGTACTTTTGAAATATAAACAACAACACAAAAACAATCTTTAAAAGCTTTTAAAAAACTATTGAATTCAACATTCTCAAATGCTGGACAGCCAGAAATATGTTCACATTTTAAAACACCAAATATGGAAACACCAAATCACAACCCAGATATAATCTTCGATAAAGAGCCCTACACCATTGAGTGGAGTGACATCGAAAACGTAGAGATCGATTATGAAAATTATCTCAAAGACATTGAACTCTTTTTTAAAGAGGATTTTCAAAATGATATTCTTGAAGAAGACATGTACTAATAATTAAATAACCCCATATAAATCAAGTTCCGCTGTTATCCGGTACCACCTTCTCATTTACCAATCTACCAAACACAGTTATTATAATCTCGTTAGTCCCTGAGCTTACTACTCAATGATATCGGATAACCGGAACTTTTAATTAATACCAAAAGACCAGAAATGAAATGAATTAAAAATCAGAAATTAATGTGAACCCAACCGTAATCACTCAAAAAAAGTACAACAAAATGAAGCAGTATAACAAAAAGAAGTTTCAAATATTAATCTTTTAAACAAATTTGATGAAAACAAAACAAGAACTCAAACAGTATTTTAAAAATGGGGACATTCCCAATCAGGAACAGTTTTGGGCATGGCAGGACTCGTATTGGCATAAAGATGACAAGATCTTTATAGAGCATGTTGAAGGCTTAAAAACAACATTAAACAACAAATTAAATAAGCCTTCCGGAACAGGCTTTTATTTTCTCAGTCAGAACGGAGACATCAGTAATTTTCAAAAAATAGATATCCAATCTTATTATCTTTTATATTGGAACGGTTCCAACTTCGCCAAAAGTAATATTTATTACAACAATGATAAAATAGGGATAGGAACCAACACAATTCTTACTGAAGCATTAGAGGTCAATGGAAACATTAAGACCACTGGGCTAATTGCAACCGGGCTATCTAATGAACAAGGAAACAGTGACTTCAATAAAAACATTATTGCCAAAGCTGATGGAACTTTGGCCTGGGAAGATAAAACTATAGGCAGATTACCGTTTTACTCCCCTCGCGAACAAGCTACCGGAGAAAAGTGGATCGATAACAAACCTATTTATAGAACGACAGTCTCCTTCGACAGAATACCTTCTAATGGAGAGATTAATCTTTTAAAGAATTTCAGTGATAATATTGAAACAATCGTTTCCAATCAAATGTTTACCAAATGGTTAGCTAGAGACATTAAATTCGCTGGCAATCAATGGCAAGGGCAAGTGTTCATTACCGTTCAACCCGATATCGTAAAAATCAAGGATGTAAGAACAACAGATTATGACTACTCCCTTATTGATTCATTCATCCTTACTCTTGAGTACACAAAGAAAACAGACTAGTAAATACAAGCACACAATGGCAACAAATAATAAAAGTAATGATGCACAAACTCTTTTCAGGTTTGTAAGCATCAGAAATCCACAGTTAACAGAAACTAAAAAAGAAAACCTGGGCTTTATCCACAGACCCAGTAACATCAAAGGTTACTTTGATGATAAGATTAATCCCAATGATACAGCATTAGCAAAATTCCAAACCCTTGAAAGAGCTTCTAAAGGATTCAATTCAACAGAATACCAAAGTGAGTTACAGATTGAAGCCGGAAATTTATCTGAAGCCCTTAAGCTAGGCCGTAAAATAGCCAAGAAGCAAAAGCTTTCTTCCAGTGATGAAAATATGGCTAAAACGTTATACAACAATAGTGATATCAAAGCCAAACTTAAAGAAATCTGGGATAATTTAATCTATCAAACAGTTACAGAAAATAATTTTTACGTAAAAGAAGCCTTAGTTCATATTCTAAAAGCACTTCATTTCGGATATGCCTGTGATTCAGCTGTAACACCAGAATTGGCAAAAATCAATGGAACCGATTTAAAAGCTAAAGCATTAGAAGCCAGAATTGTTCTACCGATGAGATTTTTTGGTGATGGATATGAAGGAGAAAACCCAACGATAACAAGTGGTAATGCCTTTCAAGTTAATGTATCAAAAATTGGAGATGGTGTCATTAACGGTTCGGGCCTTTCCTCATCTACGCAGGAACAGCTAAAAGCCGAAGGGAAAAGAATCTCCGAACTATCCAACCTTTATTTTGAGAAAGGGGCTTTAGAGAAATTAAAAACAGAATTAGAAAAAATTCAAAGTTTTTATATTAAAGCTAAAAACAAAGCGTATGAATCCGCTTATGCAGCTTATATGGCTGAACATGGACAAAAAATCAGTGACTATAATATCAAATTAGCTGAAATCAGATCTCAGATCAAAGAAGGCATGACCCCTGAAGAGATTGAAAAATTATATGCAGGATTAAAAGAGCTGGATGTTCCACCTTTTACTTTTACCTATAAAAATGAATTGAATTTTGAAGATTTTAAGGCAAAGCTTTCACTAGATTCACTCAAACTATTTGTTACGATTTTTACCCACTTAGAAAGTGGAGAAATGCCGGCAGAAGGACTTGATTTTTCTTCCATAACTGTAATTTCAGACAGAAAATTACAAGTAGGCCGTGTAACGGTTGAAATGACTGAAGAATATGATACCTACCCTGAGCTTTTTGATCGCTTGGATGATGAAAGCTTATCAAATACAAAAGAATTATTTAAAAAATCGCCTCTACAGGAGCAGGTTTATCTTAATCTGGGAAATGTCCTGGTTCCGGTTAGCAATTCCTCAAACAGGCTTTCTCAGGTTATTTCAAGGACGTATTATCTTATAGCGAATTACAATCCTTTGCACTCCAGAACTCCAGCCTCTTTCACTTTTTATTACCAGGCAGAAAGTAATTCCTGGGGGTTAGGAACTGCAAAAATAACGGCTACTACAGATTTTGGAAGTTTTGAAGAAACATTCTCAAATATCAATATTGTAGATAATAAAATAACCTTGCCTCCATTTTTAGTGGATAAGTTTGGAAAATCAATCAAATATCTTAGAATCCAAATTTACTTTAACAATGGTCAGGAGGCTACTTTAACACTTTCAGATGTAGTCATTAACCAATCATATACTGGTATTTTATATACTGAAAAAACCGCAGATGAACCTCAAGATCCGGAGGAAACCAGCTCAGCGCCTCAATCCGGAACGTTTTATCCTAAACATTTCGGTGTAAAAAGACTAGGTATTGCCGATTATCTTAAGGTGGTACAGAGCACCCATGCCTATGTTCCGGGAGAGGTTACTCATATTGAGAATGTAATGGCCAAAGAGTTTAAGCAGAAGTCTACAAGAAGATTAAGAAGAAGTGAAATACAAACCACGACCTCAAAATCTACAGAAAGAGAAAACCTAAGCGATACAACAACAACGACCAGAAATGATATGCAGTCTGAGACAGCCAATGTTATTCAGCAGTCAATCAGTACAGAGGCTCATTTCAGATATGGAGGAATGGGGAAACCCTTCGAGGTAGGAGGAAGCTTTGCATCCAACAATGCCAGAGAAAACAGCACCCGACAAGCTGTAGCCAAATCTCAGGAAATTACTGAAAAAGCTACAGAAAGAATTCTCACAAAGGTTGCGGAGGAAAGAATTGACAAGATTATCGAAGAATTTGAAGAAAATAATGCACACGGTTTTGATAATAGAGATGGAGATAAGCATGTAGTAGGGATTTACAGATGGGTTGATAAGAAAATGAAAAACCAGATCTACAATTATGGAAAACGAAGCATGTTCGAATTCATGATCCCGGAGCCGGCAAAATTACACACGCTAGCAACAGCTGCCTCTGTAACAGAAACCTTAACAGCACCAATCGATCCAAGGAATGCTCCCCAGCCAAGAACAATGAAATCTCCGAAGGAGGCTACAATGGAACAACTCCAATACTGGGCAGGTATATACAATATAAAACTGACGGAGCTTCCTGAGGTTACTAAAAAAGTCTCCATCGGACTGCAATGGATAAAATTGAATGGAGACAACGGATATAAGCAGCTTGCTTTGGGAATTCCAGACAATTACCAGGCCAGCCATGTAAAAATGTGGTATGGTTTTGAAAGAAACAGAGCAGGAACAAGCACCTTATACACAAGTAATTTTAATGGAGGTATGGCTCCTTTTTCTACAAGAAACAGATCTATAGACGGTATTGCAGAATTTAGTCCGCAGAACGTTACCGGCTCTTACAATTTCGTGTATCAGGGATCCAACATAGATTCTGTCAATTTTAGTTTTGAAATTACCTGTAAACTTTCAGATGCTTTTATGGAGGTATGGAAGCAGGAAAACTTTGACGCTATTATAAAAGCTTATGAAGAAGCTTATGCCTTATTTCTTGAAAAGCAAAAAGAATTTGAGGAAAAAGCAAAAGAACAGGAAGAGCAAAACAAAGAAAAGCTTTCCAACTTTTACCGTGATATGGAAAGGGTTGTTCTTAAGCATAACTGTATTGCATTTTTACTTCAAGATTATTCTGCATTAGGGAAAAATCTTACCAACAATGGAAAAACCATGCAAGATTTCAGCATCATTCTGGATGGTAGTCTTGATCAGTATACTGCATTAGCCAAATTTATAGAGCAGGCATTTGAATGGAGTATTATGGATTATACCTTCTATCCTTATTATTGGGCTAATCGTAATGAATGGCAGAAAATGTATTTGTCCGAGAGCGCAGACCCATTATTCAGAAGTTTCTTACAGGCAGGTATGGCTAGGGTCATTGTAACCGTAAACCCTGGGTTTGAAGATGCTGTACAGTTTTTCCTTTCAACCGGAAGAATCTGGAACGGTGGCGAAGTTCCTGTAATCGGAGACCCTATGTATATGAGTATCGTTGATGAAATGCGCGAACCCGTTGGATTAAAACAGGGCAAAGCCTGGATTACCACTTTACCTACCTCTCTTAATATCCTTCAAGAAGGTTCCGCAGGCTTACAAACCCTCACAGCATTGCCATTTACTGAAGAAAATCCGGAGGAGTTTGAAGTTCCATCCGATGTTGTAACAGAAGACGTCCATTTTAAAAAGAACAATAACCTACTTGGAGTTCAGGGACCTGGCACATCTTCGGAAAAAATCATCTCAGGAGACTGGGAATAATATCTAACTATATAAGCTTGAGATCGTTTTAAGAGATTATAGAAGCTTGAAGCAGGAAGCTAGAGGTTATTATTGGACTGATAATCTCCGAGAGTTATCCTAAATTTTGATGAAGTTTCCTTAAAAAATCAATAAAATTAGGCATAGCTATTCTTTCGGACCTCAATAACTTCCTTCTTCCAGCCTCAAGCTCCCCAACTCTCTTATAAAGATTGAAATTTCTTAACCTGAACTCAAGTCAACTATAAATCAACCAAATACTAAAAAATAAACAAATATGTCCAATATAGGAAAAATCATAAGGGTGAATGCATTACCTCCCGAGGGAGAAAGACAAAAAAATGTTATTTACCAGGTAGCTGAACCAGGGTCAACTACTTACAAAGACTATGCTATTGATGAAAGCGGAGATATGAAAACTCCAACAGCAGGTGTGCAGCCAGAAGACCTGAAAGATACTCTGGTTAATATTACGGACCCTGATTTATTAACAGCAGGAATTACCACTCAAAAAGAATACAATATCCATACCGGAGAAAGGCTGAAAAACAAAATAGATCAACCCTCCACAAATGGAAACGTTCAGGATTATCCAAGTGTTCTAGGATTAGACCAGAATGGAAATACAGCGAAACTTCCGGCAGGAGATTTAGGGAAAAACATTGCCAATTCATCTTTAACATCAATACCAGGTGCTGGATTGACATTAGGAGCAGACTGGGTAATTAATACTACCGGACTAAACTATTCAATCAAAGGATTAGCAGATGTTTCCAATGATTCATCGTTTAATATATTATTAGCTCAAAACTCTAATGGACGTGTAAGTAGATCTAATGGAAAACAACCTTTTCAGGCTCTTCCGGCATCATTAAATGATAATGAAAAAATTTCATGGCGAAACGGAATGCGTTTGTCGACTGAGGTTTACTCGACAGGGCAGCCAAGAATTGATAGCGTTATTCTTCCGTTCGTAGATAACTCTTTAACTTTTACCCAGTATATCACTCTGATTGGTTTGAATTTGTTTGTAGACAATCAGACCCCCAATGCCAGTCTTGTTATGAAACGAGTAAAAGATATTAATGGTAATGCTTTAACAACCCCTGAAGAATATAAGATTAATAATTTCAACGTTCTTCAAAACATGCCTAATATGCTAAACTTTGGGTTAAACTGGAGTACATATCCTCAGGGATACTACCAATTCTTTTGTACTCATAACTTACTGACCAATCTAAGTAGCCCAGAGCTTTTGGTAAAACAAGGAATTACTTTTACAGCTTTAACTCCTGTATGGCAAGATTTAGCAGGGGGGGCCAGCGTAGACAGTAGCAATAATATTGTATTAGGAAGTGCCGGCTCTGCACGAACAAATGTTCTGATCGATACTTCACAAATGACCAATGGCTTTGTAGTAAAATGTTCTGTTGCAACTAGTGTAGGTTCTAATGGAGCTAACTTCGCGGGGCATACTCGTTTTACCATGAAGGGTGATGATGGATTAGAGTATGGAGTTACATTAACTGGAAATTTAGATTTTTACCCTAATACAGTAGGGGGATTTACTACCAAAGTGGATGTATTATACATCTCCTATTATAACGGTTTGCTAACCTTAGCAGCCGAGGTCAATGGAAAGACCAGAGTATTTGCCGTTACCTCTATTCCCTCCACACCTCGATATTTTTATGCTCTTCGACAAGGTGGTGGAATCGGCTCATTTGTCGCAAAACCAACTGAATTATTATTACTATAAAAATAGTATGAATAACCATTAAAAAAGGCAGAGCCTAAAACTCTGCCTTTTAATTTTTAAAATTATTAAAATGAAAAACACAAAATACCAAGATGTTTTTGATTTTGGTGCAGAGGCTTTGTCGATAGAAAATAAATTTAATGGCTTCAATTTCCCAAACTCCCAAAATGCTCACAAAATTGGAGAAACGATAAGGGGAATGAGTAATGTAAGCCCATTGGCTACCGTAAAACTCTTCAACCAAACGTCTAAAGATCTTGTAACGAAATATTATCCGGATGCAAAAAAACTGCAGACTATAAATAGTACTTTGATTCTTGATGATACTATAAATAAAAATGGATTCTCTTTTTATAAATATGAATTTTTCTCAGATAGAAATAGAAATAATTTCATTAATAGTGGCGAAGAACTGGCTTTCAAATTATTATTATTTGTTTCCACTGATGGTAACAAGGTTAAAGAATGTTATGAAGCAGTAAAACCTAATGATGATGAAATAATTTTTTTCATAGAAACTGATGATGATACGTTAAGTAACGATGTCCTGTATGGAAGAGTTTCTGATAGTATAAAAAAAGCATACACCG from Chryseobacterium piperi encodes:
- a CDS encoding patatin-like phospholipase family protein is translated as MKKTTILSLDGGGIRGIITCIILRYIEEQLQYYDKPSAKLGDYFDLVAGSSTGGLIASIILCPDEHRKAKYSIQKGLELYAEKGGDIFQVSFWEKLVNPFGLLNEKISQEALQKNLNDFFGHLELKELIKPCLITSYDIENRRAKLFNSWEASLSTDNFYVKDVCRATSAAPTYFSPVQIKSMYGQLFSLIDGGMFANNPALCAYAEARKIPFAEVLKNHQKANHPIVNDMIIVSIGTGIESRSYSFKKLQKAGKIGWVGPIIDILMSANAETVDYQLSQMFQTLGQRNQKNYFRINPSLKNASTAMDNVRRSNIENLIQAGLSYIDDNREMLNQIVQKLIRNKI